A window of Zingiber officinale cultivar Zhangliang chromosome 5A, Zo_v1.1, whole genome shotgun sequence contains these coding sequences:
- the LOC121981764 gene encoding anthocyanin regulatory Lc protein-like yields MCRAMDADPQMHGESREKQLRKQLAATVRKIQWSYAVFWSISSNQPGVLAWTDGYYNGEIKTRKTTQPAELNSDHIALQRSEELRELYESLSEDDSNHHTRRPSASLSPEDLTDTEWYYLVCMSFTFIAGQGLPGKAYANDQYVWLNNAQFTDSKIFSRALLAMSASIQTVLCIPFMNGVLEFGTTELILEDPAFAKQITSLLSELPVPVCSEQFVSTPEMAEMAANDQVIQNHNLGDDIDNSMALEDETWDMESQNPLEISPAQFPFTLCSYAATKDEAEKFHFDISEELNIGSPGDGSKECFQTPQLDDLFETNGLNCMSQTESEHFVHDEFSNCLHGSLNSNEYASLSFVDAQRLLSLATNGVQDGDDLHYARTLGRVLCNSKQVKPVSCFSKLSHKSSFIAWRSGSNNTKPFNAEPQKLLKKIIINGERLLNGCFLNCQEEHGLSENFSKEGWPGATRALSERKRREKLNEKFVALQSLIPSISKIDKASILGDTIDYLKYLEKRVQELESCNKSDDLDVTERTSDNYGNKAITIGRKALAHKRKASNFLEAEAEHGPIGVNVTFNEKEVKVVMHCPWRECLLLKIVESMGNFHLDPVSMQSSIVDDVLALTITSKFRGTTVASPGMIKRSLQSVICTRL; encoded by the exons ATGTGTCGTGCAATGGACGCAGACCCCCAGATGCATGGAGAATCCAGAGAGAAGCAGCTCAGGAAGCAGCTCGCTGCCACTGTGAGGAAGATCCAGTGGAGTTACGCAGTCTTTTGGTCCATCTCCAGCAACCAACCAGG GGTCTTGGCGTGGACTGATGGATACTACAATGGTGAAATCAAGACGAGGAAGACTACGCAACCCGCCGAGCTAAATTCAGATCATATTGCCCTCCAGAGGAGTGAAGAGTTGAGAGAATTATATGAATCACTTTCGGAGGACGATAGCAATCATCACACAAGAAGGCCTTCAGCTTCATTGTCTCCTGAGGATCTCACTGATACAGAGTGGTATTACTTGGTTTGCATGTCCTTCACCTTCATTGCAGGACAAGG ATTGCCAGGCAAAGCCTATGCGAATGATCAGTATGTGTGGTTGAACAATGCTCAATTCACGGATAGCAAGATCTTCTCGCGCGCGCTACTTGCAATG AGTGCATCTATTCAG ACTGTATTATGCATCCCTTTCATGAATGGTGTGCTGGAGTTTGGCACAACTGAATTG ATTTTGGAGGATCCAGCTTTTGCTAAGCAAATCACAAGTCTCTTGTCGGAGCTACCAGTTCCGGTTTGCTCCGAGCAATTTGTATCCACTCCTGAAATGGCTGAAATGGCCGCTAACGATCAAGTGATTCAAAATCATAATCTCGGTGACGATATAGACAATTCTATGGCCTTGGAGGATGAAACTTGGGACATGGAAAGCCAAAACCCACTGGAGATTAGCCCGGCGCAATTTCCTTTCACTCTTTGCTCATATGCAGCTACTAAAGATGAGGCAGAGAAGTTCCATTTTGATATCAGCGAAGAACTAAACATTGGTTCTCCCGGTGATGGTTCAAAAGAGTGCTTCCAAACTCCACAACTCGACGATCTGTTTGAAACGAATGGGCTAAATTGCATGTCTCAGACTGAAAGCGAACATTTTGTGCATGATGAATTCAGTAATTGCCTCCATGGTTCTCTAAACTCGAACGAGTATGCTTCATTGTCCTTCGTTGATGCCCAACGGCTTCTTTCTTTGGCGACCAATGGGGTTCAAGATGGCGACGACTTACACTATGCGAGGACACTTGGTAGAGTTTTATGCAACTCAAAACAG GTAAAACCAGTCTcatgcttctcaaagctttcTCACAAATCGAGTTTTATTGCCTGGAGAAGTGGCTCGAACAACACAAAGCCATTCAACGCCGAGCCACAAAAGCTGTTGAAGAAGATTATAATCAATGGAGAAAGGTTGCTCAATGGCTGCTTTCTAAATTGTCAAGAAGAACATGGTTTATCGGAGAATTTTTCAAAGGAAGGATGGCCAGGCGCAACCCGTGCTTTGTcggagagaaagagaagggagAAGTTGAACGAGAAATTTGTGGCTTTGCAATCACTGATTCCTTCCATTAGCAAG ATTGACAAGGCATCCATCCTTGGTGACACAATTGATTACCTGAAATATCTCGAGAAAAGAGTGCAGGAGCTGGAATCCTGCAACAAGTCGGACGATCTTGATGTAACTGAGAGAACATCCGACAACTATGGCAACAAAGCCATCACCATCGGCAGGAAGGCCTTGGCACACAAGCGCAAAGCTTCAAATTTCCTCGAAGCAGAAGCTGAACATGGCCCGATCGGTGTCAATGTCACCTTCAATGAAAAAGAGGTCAAGGTAGTGATGCATTGCCCATGGAGGGAATGCCTGTTGCTCAAGATTGTAGAATCTATGGGAAACTTCCATTTGGATCCTGTATCAATGCAGTCTTCAATCGTCGACGATGTTCTTGCACTGACTATAACATCCAAG TTCAGAGGCACCACTGTGGCCTCACCAGGAATGATAAAAAGATCACTGCAGAGTGTAATTTGTACACGCTTGTGA
- the LOC121980016 gene encoding actin-depolymerizing factor 1-like, with translation MAVHDDCKLKFLELKAKRNFRFIIFKIDERIQQVIVEKLGQPDESYNDFTSSFPADECRYAVFDFDFVTDENCQKSKIFFISWAPDSSKVRSKMLYASSKDRFKRELDGIQVELQATDPSEMSFDIVKSRAI, from the exons ATGGCGGTGCACGATGATTGTAAGCTCAAATTTTTGGAGCTAAAGGCAAAGAGGAACTTTAGGTTCATTATATTCAAGATCGACGAGAGGATTCAACAAGTGATTGTAGAGAAGTTGGGCCAACCAGATGAGAGCTACAATGACTTCACTTCATCCTTCCCGGCAGATGAGTGTCGCTATGCTGTCTTTGACTTTGATTTCGTCACAGATGAGAATTGTCAAAAGAGCAAGATCTTCTTCATATCTTG GGCACCTGATTCGTCAAAGGTGAGAAGCAAGATGTTATATGCAAGTTCGAAAGACAGATTCAAGAGGGAGCTTGATGGGATCCAAGTCGAGCTCCAAGCAACCGATCCAAGTGAGATGAGCTTCGACATTGTCAAGAGCCGAGCTATATAA
- the LOC121981763 gene encoding uncharacterized protein LOC121981763, protein MATEENSGEMGTTYERLGGIASWVGASVVSAFFASLERCSCINLSTTEDDSDELEEAKERPLVLTKPVLHDDEDPKPSLL, encoded by the coding sequence ATGGCGACGGAGGAGAATTCCGGAGAGATGGGGACGACCTACGAGCGGCTTGGAGGGATCGCGAGCTGGGTCGGGGCCAGCGTCGTGTCCGCCTTCTTCGCCTCCCTTGAGCGCTGCTCTTGCATCAACCTCAGCACCACCGAGGACGACTCCGACGAGCTCGAGGAGGCGAAGGAACGCCCCCTCGTGCTTACCAAGCCCGTTCTCCACGACGACGAGGATCCCAAACCCTCCCTACTCTGA